From one Cynocephalus volans isolate mCynVol1 chromosome X, mCynVol1.pri, whole genome shotgun sequence genomic stretch:
- the LOC134368503 gene encoding uncharacterized protein CXorf51A-like, which produces MAKVTRKSPEPDTDMDQPTSSTREKEDEVSKTTRKEKRPLKRSSSKKASEKTTITPMRKPKKVKGPILFGHYHRLNENLKKNEPVQDHKSVENSTISSGHLESQ; this is translated from the exons ATGGCTAAGGTGACCAGGAAATCGCCAGAGCCTGATACAGATATGGACCAACCAACCTCAAGTaccagagagaaagaagatgaa GTTTCAAAGACcaccagaaaggaaaaaagacccCTTAAAAGGAGCTCAAGTAAAAAAGCCTCTGAAAAAACTACTATTACTCCTATGAGAAAGCCTAAGAAAGTTAAAGGGCCAATACTATTTGGTCATTACCACCGACTAAATGAgaacctgaaaaaaaatgaaccagTCCAGGACCACAAGAGTGTGGAGAATTCCACCATTTCAAGTGGCCACCTAGAAAGCCAGTAA